From the Devosia sp. FJ2-5-3 genome, the window TGATCAAGGGCGTGGTGCTGCTCGCAGCCGTGTTCTTCGATCTCTACAACAAGAACCGTTCTGCCTGAGATCCCTCGGGCGCCGGACTTGATGGGGGCCGCCGGGGATATCCGGCGGCCCTTTTGCGTTTTCACCCGGCGTAGGCGACGGCGATATCGAGGACGAAGGTGACCCCGAACCGGTCGGTGAGCATGCCGAAGAGGGGCGTCCAGCCGGAGGGGGCAAGCGGCTGGATGATGGTCGCGCCATCCGAGAGGCCGTTCCAATAGCGGGTGAGTTCGGCTTCATCATTGCCGCGGATGGATACGAAGATAGGGGCGATGCCGGCGTCATAGGGGCGGGCGGCGGGGACGTCATAGGCCATTATGGAAAAGCCGTTCGAGCTCTGGAGCTGGCCGAAGGCGACGAGGTCGGCCTCCTCGGGCGGGAATGACGGATAGGCCTGGGCGTGGGTTGCGATAACGGGTTCGCCGCCGAAGACAGAGGCGTAGAAGTAGAGGGCCTCGCGGGCCGAGTTGCGGAAATTGAGGTGGGTGGTGGTGGTGATGCTCATCGCTGGTTCCTTGCGGGGTTGATGGCGCTGTTATAGGGCTAGCCAACTGCCACTTTCAGACAGTTGAGCGATGGCCCGCGCCGACAGATTGCTGAGACTTTTGCAGGCGATGCGTGTGCTGCCGGCGCCGCTGACCGCGGCGCGGCTGGCCGAAGAGACGGGGGTATCCCTGCGCTCGCTCTATCGCGATATCGACAGCCTGCGGGCGGCGGGGGCGCGGATCGATGGCGAGCGGGGCTATGGCTATCGGCTGATCGAAGATTTCGCGCTGCCACCGCAGACTTTCGATCGAATCGAGATCGAGGCTCTGGTGCTGGGCCTCGCGGAAGTGCAGCATCTGGGCGATCCCGAGCTGGCCGCGGCGGCCCGGTCGGCCCTCGCCAAGGTGGCGGCGACCCTGCCAGATGAGAGGGAACAGCACTTGGTCCATGCCATATCGCAGGTCTATCGGCCGGCCGCGCGCTATGCGGTGGCGGTGGATATGGGCGTCATTCGCCAAAGCTGCTGGCAGGAGGAGGCGGTGGCGATCCGCTATGCCGATGCGGATGGGTCGGTGACGGAGCGCACGATCAGGCCGCTGGCGCTGGCCTATCATCAGCATGTTCTGGCTGTGCTGGCCTGGTGCTGCCTGAGACAGGATTTTCGGATTTTCCGGGCCGATCGCATCGCGGCGGCAGTGCGCACCGGAGAAAGTTTCCGACCCCGGCGGGCAAGCCTGTTGCGCGACTATCTCGAACGGCTCAATGCCGGTCGCTGAGCGGCAGGGCTATTGCGCCGCCTGCCCGCGGGCGCAGGCCTCGATATTGTTGCCATCGGGGTCGAGCACGAAGGCGCCGTAGTAGGCACCCGCACCCTGGCGTGGGCCCGGCGCACCATTGTCGGTGCCGCCATTGGCGAGGGCCGCCTGGTAAAATGCGTCCACCATCGCCTGGTCCCTGGCCTGAAAGGCAATATGCATCTGGTTGATGCCGGGGCGCGAGCCGTCCACCCAGTAGGAAGGACGGGTGGTGCCGATCCAGAGATAGGGAATGGGCTCGGCTGCGCTCTTGCCGAAGAGGAAGGCTTCATCACCATTGTCGATGGTCTGCAGCCCGAGTGCGGCGGCGATGGCGTCGTAGAAGCGGCGCGCGCGGGCGAGGTCGGTGACGACAATGCCGGTGTGATCAAGCATGATCGGATCCTCCTGAACGAGGAGAAAACGCCGCCTCCATCCACCGGTTCCTACAGCCGATGGACAGAGGCCAGCCTTATTGCAGGTTTTGCGGGACGCCGTCGGCGATGTCGTAATAGTCGCCCTTGTCGGCCACGAAGATGTGGAGCGCCAGCCTGGTCCTGGTGGGGCCATCGAAGGCGCCCATGAAGATGCCGATCCAGTCGAGATGGATCGGATCGAAGAAGAGCGAAGAACCGCAAACGGCGCAGAAGCCGCGACGGACATGTTCGGAGGATTGATACCAGCGCAGATTGTCCTCGCCGCTCACAGTCAGGGCAGATTTGGGGACATCGGTGCCGGCCTCGTAGTGGCCGGTCTGCTTGCGGCACTTGGTGCAGTGGCAGGCCGTGGGCGGGGCAAGTTCGCCCGCCACGGTGAAGGTGATTGCCCGGCAAAGGCAGGAGCCGTGGTGCATGTCATGACCTCAAGGGATGGGCGCCAGGTGTTGAAACCTTACGGCGCCATTGCTCACAAAGGCGGCGAAGGCGAAGTGCGAGAGATCGAGCGGGTTGGGCAGGCGGATATCGGACAGGTCGGGATGGCGCCTGCCGGTCTTCAGAAAGGACCGATCGACCTGGCAGATGAAGATTATCATCAGCCCGCGCGACAGGGCCGTGGCCTTCAGCGCCGAAATTTGCGCGTTCAGCGCGGGCTTCCGGCGATCGTGGTCGAGCGCCTGCAGATAGTCGATGACCACCAGAGTGCCGGCAGGCACGGCGGCCA encodes:
- a CDS encoding VOC family protein; the encoded protein is MSITTTTHLNFRNSAREALYFYASVFGGEPVIATHAQAYPSFPPEEADLVAFGQLQSSNGFSIMAYDVPAARPYDAGIAPIFVSIRGNDEAELTRYWNGLSDGATIIQPLAPSGWTPLFGMLTDRFGVTFVLDIAVAYAG
- a CDS encoding YafY family protein, producing the protein MARADRLLRLLQAMRVLPAPLTAARLAEETGVSLRSLYRDIDSLRAAGARIDGERGYGYRLIEDFALPPQTFDRIEIEALVLGLAEVQHLGDPELAAAARSALAKVAATLPDEREQHLVHAISQVYRPAARYAVAVDMGVIRQSCWQEEAVAIRYADADGSVTERTIRPLALAYHQHVLAVLAWCCLRQDFRIFRADRIAAAVRTGESFRPRRASLLRDYLERLNAGR
- a CDS encoding VOC family protein; this encodes MLDHTGIVVTDLARARRFYDAIAAALGLQTIDNGDEAFLFGKSAAEPIPYLWIGTTRPSYWVDGSRPGINQMHIAFQARDQAMVDAFYQAALANGGTDNGAPGPRQGAGAYYGAFVLDPDGNNIEACARGQAAQ
- a CDS encoding GFA family protein; the protein is MHHGSCLCRAITFTVAGELAPPTACHCTKCRKQTGHYEAGTDVPKSALTVSGEDNLRWYQSSEHVRRGFCAVCGSSLFFDPIHLDWIGIFMGAFDGPTRTRLALHIFVADKGDYYDIADGVPQNLQ